In Macrobrachium nipponense isolate FS-2020 chromosome 36, ASM1510439v2, whole genome shotgun sequence, a genomic segment contains:
- the LOC135203565 gene encoding zinc finger protein 845-like isoform X2: MFTEMDETLIRKRRAGVESSPRTSSEEKHQKVRIKKEFECDVCGRTYSWEQSLIRHQKSTKHLSGRSQSSVSLGRELRHNFNNRLHKNTEASKRHVNSSANKAKGNRKVCKNPYACDICGKVFSFKNYVAVHRRLHLNLKPYKCSICGKEYGLPSSYKNHVKGHKNTNIRKRFSKPPATGMSNQQKTVRPKVQNPCACDICGKVFSNKNYVHCHKRIHYGLKPFKCTLCKMEFRYKSNYNKHLKEQCDASEEQCSVSSLAENLNDQDKEDSQVLQLRSSDSHNMTSHAKLHSGPSVTRSPANLPAKSLNSESNTLPCKLCDKTFSRKAPLLVHMRTHAGAMPFTCTVCNIKFRVAACTICSMKFRVAFNYRKHIEEMHPNIIKSREVGKKVVGLLCSYCFKAPSRLDPVRHSKSHRRYGCKKCKKDFALKTDMVMHMKAAHDVKEKLDESDQPEDGINESNEHSPKYNEENRNVNGCEVCQKTFPDAAALKKHKAAVHVEGKPHVCDVCHRVFGMKVNLARHYTTHTRGRRVALTSGVKLKQSSSRTMRRVLNRCKACKISFTSPSEYLKHRIMHFKLGPHECQDCKVDFKNPKDFGDHMKNVHRSSKPFICNKCGMECFLYVNLVRHILVSHENFKMNPLHNRTSMAKFSFNNHGKRSDRQNRNHTLGKENTLENNQLPSEQPPIEIDDLSNTASTWKSKTDIHKFPDIQESKPHVCALCKSVFTTYYFLKVHMTRVHANVGGVTLRKKREPCRVSPKFVHAFECSLCKERFPSRYLRSKHMRTNHETITTSIWIHTCMKCKQMFMEKGVYVEHLEICQSKSDVNCRNEDTFGNIINSVAKLAEGQNTKPKGNIISQEKEYNGKNKLHKTGAKPDLLGNENVEDSPGGNVLPEDFADESPETESQKFHKDDEKKVNECLVCRKQFTRRDLLSEHLKVTHNISHLLFTCIRCKQLFSKRSSFKEHIKICRNESAMNLVIEENTIKIVGPEIEVTDHRQNTELGGSKTSQTREREENLRYQETDNGEQELIENAEVQANKITAAQGALNENGAKVAKHNKTSKMEVNDKQSGPQETKDEEQELLHKNEESEFQANKSEDLPERVFTEDEQPVVLDFPEIPKSQEIECTEYESLSLSGDYEHFSSDNENFSDDNQSGGLRSDDDDDDDIDDSESNALPVTEKGGTLKNDKGVTVTKSTEVETVNDQTDTSGSGIDNFNNTSLETTLEEGECLKSKERTRQLSFECGNRISTSGQTSDKCETEIESEIAERASTASHNNSEPSEPKECDDNAPEQNLHIYSQSDTDIIDESLVVPEGEESTAKESCDVSKRRKHSYKCDTVKPEMCDFVANANCSGYQLFRRSVEMNCLATHNESQDVPKYVVIRNVNVAYASFYEAKVVSGWMKY, translated from the coding sequence gGAAATGGATGAAACTCTGATTAGAAAAAGGAGGGCTGGAGTGGAAAGTAGTCCGAGAACGTCGTCAGAAGAAAAGCACCAGAAAGTTCGCATCAAGAAGGAATTTGAATGTGATGTGTGCGGGAGGACCTACTCTTGGGAACAAAGCCTAATAAGACATCAAAAGTCAACCAAGCACTTAAGTGGGAGGAGTCAATCTTCTGTGTCACTCGGAAGAGAGTTGCGGCATAATTTTAACAATAGATTGCACAAGAATACTGAAGCAAGCAAACGTCATGTGAATTCATCTGCTAACAAGGCGAAGGGAAATCGTAAAGTTTGTAAAAATCCGTATGCATGTGATATCTGCGGTAAggtatttagttttaaaaattatgtggCTGTGCACAGGAGACTCCACTTGAATTTAAAACCGTACAAATGTTCGATATGTGGAAAAGAATATGGGCTGCCTTCCAGCTATAAGAATCATGTTAAGGGGCACAAGAATACCAACATTAGAAAAAGGTTTTCAAAACCACCTGCCACGGGTATGAGCAACCAACAAAAGACAGTGAGACCAAAAGTTCAAAATCCCTGTGCCTGTGATATTTGTGGTAAAGTATTCAGTAATAAAAATTATGTTCATTGTCACAAAAGAATTCATTATGGTTTGAAACCATTCAAATGTACATTGTGCAAAATGGAATTCAGATATAAAAGCAACtataataaacatttaaaagaGCAGTGTGATGCTAGTGAAGAGCAGTGCTCAGTCAGTTCACTTGCTGAAAATTTGAATGACCAAGACAAGGAAGATAGTCAAGTGTTGCAACTGAGAAGTAGTGACAGCCACAACATGACCTCCCATGCAAAATTACACAGTGGTCCAAGTGTCACAAGGAGTCCAGCCAATTTACCTGCTAAGAGTTTGAATAGTGAGTCTAACACACTTCCCTGTAAATTGTGTGATAAAACATTCAGTCGCAAAGCTCCTCTGCTGGTCCACATGAGGACCCATGCTGGTGCAATGCCTTTTACTTGTACCGTATGTAACATAAAATTCAGGGTGGCTGCTTGTACCATATGTAGCATGAAATTCAGGGTGGCTTTTAATTACAGGAAGCATATCGAAGAAATGCATCCAAATATTATCAAAAGTCGggaagttggaaagaaagttgtgGGTCTGTTATGTAGCTATTGTTTTAAGGCTCCGTCGCGACTTGATCCCGTCAGACATTCCAAAAGTCACAGGAGATACGGTTGTAAGAAGTGTAAGAAGGATTTTGCCTTGAAGACAGATATGGTTATGCATATGAAGGCAGCCCACGACGTGAAAGAAAAATTAGACGAAAGTGATCAACCGGAAGACGGCATCAATGAAAGCAATGAACATTCTCCTaaatataatgaagaaaatagAAATGTAAATGGATGTGAAGTCTGCCAGAAGACATTTCCTGATGCTGCTGCTTTAAAGAAGCATAAAGCAGCTGTGCACGTTGAGGGGAAACCTCACGTGTGTGACGTCTGTCATAGAGTTTTTGGAATGAAAGTTAATTTGGCAAGACATTACACAACTCACACAAGAGGAAGAAGAGTGGCTCTCACTTCAGGCGTCAAACTAAAGCAGAGTTCATCAAGAACAATGAGAAGAGTTCTCAACAGGTGCAAGGCTTGCAAAATATCTTTCACTTCACCCTCTGAATACTTGAAGCATCGAATAATGCATTTTAAACTTGGGCCTCATGAATGTCAAGATTGTAAAGTTGATTTCAAAAATCCGAAAGATTTTGGTGATCACATGAAAAATGTCCATAGATCTTCAAAACCATTTATTTGTAACAAATGTGGTATGGAATGCTTCCTCTATGTAAATTTAGTAAGACACATATTAGTTTCTCATGAAAATTTTAAGATGAATCCACTTCACAATAGAACCTCAATGGCaaagttttctttcaataatcATGGCAAAAGAAGCGACAGACAGAATAGAAATCACACCCTTGGTAAAGAAAATACCTTGGAAAACAATCAGTTACCGTCAGAACAGCCACCGATTGAGATAGATGACCTTAGTAATACAGCCAGCACCTGGAAATCTAAGACAGATATTCACAAGTTTCCTGACATACAGGAAAGCAAACCTCACGTGTGTGCCTTGTGCAAGTCAGTGTTCACAACGTACTATTTCTTGAAAGTGCACATGACACGTGTCCATGCAAATGTTGGAGGCGTGACACTGAGGAAGAAGAGGGAACCTTGTCGAGTGTCACCCAAGTTTGTTCATGCCTTTGAGTGTTCTTTATGTAAGGAGAGGTTTCCATCAAGGTATTTAAGGTCAAAACACATGAGAACTAATCATGAAACTATTACTACTAGTATATGGATTCATACATGCATGaagtgtaaacagatgtttatgGAAAAGGGAGTTTATGTTGAGCATCTTGAAATTTGCCAAAGTAAGAGTGACGTGAACTGCAGGAATGAAGACACTTTTGGTAACATCATCAACTCGGTAGCAAAATTAGCTGAAGGGCAAAACACAAAGCCTAAAGGCAACATAATATCACAAGAAAAGGaatataatggaaaaaataaattacacaaaACAGGTGCAAAACCAGACTTACTTGGAAATGAAAATGTGGAAGACTCACCGGGAGGAAATGTACTTCCTGAGGACTTTGCAGATGAGAGTCCTGAGACCGAGAGCCAAAAGTTTCATAAGGATGACGAAAAGAAAGTCAATGAGTGCCTTGTGTGTAGAAAGCAGTTTACAAGAAGAGATCTTTTGTCAGAACACTTGAAAGTAACTCATAACATCTCTCACTTGCTTTTCACATGTATACGTTGTAAACAGTTGTTTTCCAAAAGGTCCTCCTTCAAGGAGCATATTAAAATTTGCCGGAATGAGAGTGCCATGAATTTAGTGATTGAAGAAAATACTATCAAAATTGTTGGTCCGGAAATAGAAGTAACTGATCATAGGCAAAATACTGAGCTTGGAGGGAGCAAAACATCACAAACAAGGGAAAGGGAAGAAAATCTTAGATATCAAGAAACTGACAATGGAGAGcaagaattaattgaaaatgCAGAAGTGCAAGCAAACAAAATTACAGCTGCACAAGGGGCTTTAAATGAGAATGGTGCCAAAGTCGCAAAACATAATAAAACTAGTAAAATGGAAGTAAATGATAAACAAAGTGGGCCTCAGGAAACTAAAGATGAGGAACAAGAATTACTACATAAAAATGAAGAATCAGAATTTCAAGCAAATAAAAGTGAAGATTTACCGGAAAGAGTATTTACAGAGGATGAACAACCAGTGGTGTTGGACTTTCCAGAGATTCCAAAATCCCAGGAAATAGAATGTACTGAATATGAAAGTTTGAGTTTGAGTGGCGACTATGAACATTTCAGCAGTGACAATGAAAACTTTTCTGACGACAATCAGAGTGGAGGTCTGcgaagtgatgatgatgatgatgatgatattgatgaTAGTGAAAGTAATGCATTGCCtgttactgaaaaaggaggaacgTTGAAGAATGATAAGGGAGTCACAGTTACAAAATCAACTGAAGTGGAAACAGTAAATGACCAGACAGACACTAGTGGGAGTGGCATAGACAACTTTAACAATACCAGCCTTGAGACAACACTTGAAGAAGGAGAATGTTTGAAATCAAAAGAAAGGACCAGACAACTTTCTTTTGAATGTGGAAATAGGATTTCTACATCTGGGCAAACCTCTGATAAATGTGAAACTGAAATTGAATCAGAAATTGCAGAGAGGGCTTCAACTGCATCACATAATAATTCTGAACCGTCCGAGCCCAAAGAATGTGACGACAATGCTCCGGAGCAAAACTTACACATTTATAGTCAGTCAGATACTGACATAATCGATGAATCTCTGGTCGTTCCAGAAGGAGAGGAAAGTACTGCAAAAGAAAGCTGTGATGTGTCCAAAAGACGAAAACATTCATACAAATGTGATACTGTTAAACCAGAGATGTGTGATTTTGTGGCTAATGCCAACTGCTCAGGCTATCAGCTATTCAGGAGAAGTGTGGAGATGAACTGTCTTGCCACTCATAACGAGAGCCAAGATGTTCCAAAGTATGTCGTCATTCGAAATGTAAATGTAGCCTATGCCAGCTTTTATGAAGCAAAGGTGGTCAGTGGCTGGATGAAGTATTAA
- the LOC135203565 gene encoding zinc finger protein Xfin-like isoform X1 produces the protein METEMDETLIRKRRAGVESSPRTSSEEKHQKVRIKKEFECDVCGRTYSWEQSLIRHQKSTKHLSGRSQSSVSLGRELRHNFNNRLHKNTEASKRHVNSSANKAKGNRKVCKNPYACDICGKVFSFKNYVAVHRRLHLNLKPYKCSICGKEYGLPSSYKNHVKGHKNTNIRKRFSKPPATGMSNQQKTVRPKVQNPCACDICGKVFSNKNYVHCHKRIHYGLKPFKCTLCKMEFRYKSNYNKHLKEQCDASEEQCSVSSLAENLNDQDKEDSQVLQLRSSDSHNMTSHAKLHSGPSVTRSPANLPAKSLNSESNTLPCKLCDKTFSRKAPLLVHMRTHAGAMPFTCTVCNIKFRVAACTICSMKFRVAFNYRKHIEEMHPNIIKSREVGKKVVGLLCSYCFKAPSRLDPVRHSKSHRRYGCKKCKKDFALKTDMVMHMKAAHDVKEKLDESDQPEDGINESNEHSPKYNEENRNVNGCEVCQKTFPDAAALKKHKAAVHVEGKPHVCDVCHRVFGMKVNLARHYTTHTRGRRVALTSGVKLKQSSSRTMRRVLNRCKACKISFTSPSEYLKHRIMHFKLGPHECQDCKVDFKNPKDFGDHMKNVHRSSKPFICNKCGMECFLYVNLVRHILVSHENFKMNPLHNRTSMAKFSFNNHGKRSDRQNRNHTLGKENTLENNQLPSEQPPIEIDDLSNTASTWKSKTDIHKFPDIQESKPHVCALCKSVFTTYYFLKVHMTRVHANVGGVTLRKKREPCRVSPKFVHAFECSLCKERFPSRYLRSKHMRTNHETITTSIWIHTCMKCKQMFMEKGVYVEHLEICQSKSDVNCRNEDTFGNIINSVAKLAEGQNTKPKGNIISQEKEYNGKNKLHKTGAKPDLLGNENVEDSPGGNVLPEDFADESPETESQKFHKDDEKKVNECLVCRKQFTRRDLLSEHLKVTHNISHLLFTCIRCKQLFSKRSSFKEHIKICRNESAMNLVIEENTIKIVGPEIEVTDHRQNTELGGSKTSQTREREENLRYQETDNGEQELIENAEVQANKITAAQGALNENGAKVAKHNKTSKMEVNDKQSGPQETKDEEQELLHKNEESEFQANKSEDLPERVFTEDEQPVVLDFPEIPKSQEIECTEYESLSLSGDYEHFSSDNENFSDDNQSGGLRSDDDDDDDIDDSESNALPVTEKGGTLKNDKGVTVTKSTEVETVNDQTDTSGSGIDNFNNTSLETTLEEGECLKSKERTRQLSFECGNRISTSGQTSDKCETEIESEIAERASTASHNNSEPSEPKECDDNAPEQNLHIYSQSDTDIIDESLVVPEGEESTAKESCDVSKRRKHSYKCDTVKPEMCDFVANANCSGYQLFRRSVEMNCLATHNESQDVPKYVVIRNVNVAYASFYEAKVVSGWMKY, from the coding sequence gGAAATGGATGAAACTCTGATTAGAAAAAGGAGGGCTGGAGTGGAAAGTAGTCCGAGAACGTCGTCAGAAGAAAAGCACCAGAAAGTTCGCATCAAGAAGGAATTTGAATGTGATGTGTGCGGGAGGACCTACTCTTGGGAACAAAGCCTAATAAGACATCAAAAGTCAACCAAGCACTTAAGTGGGAGGAGTCAATCTTCTGTGTCACTCGGAAGAGAGTTGCGGCATAATTTTAACAATAGATTGCACAAGAATACTGAAGCAAGCAAACGTCATGTGAATTCATCTGCTAACAAGGCGAAGGGAAATCGTAAAGTTTGTAAAAATCCGTATGCATGTGATATCTGCGGTAAggtatttagttttaaaaattatgtggCTGTGCACAGGAGACTCCACTTGAATTTAAAACCGTACAAATGTTCGATATGTGGAAAAGAATATGGGCTGCCTTCCAGCTATAAGAATCATGTTAAGGGGCACAAGAATACCAACATTAGAAAAAGGTTTTCAAAACCACCTGCCACGGGTATGAGCAACCAACAAAAGACAGTGAGACCAAAAGTTCAAAATCCCTGTGCCTGTGATATTTGTGGTAAAGTATTCAGTAATAAAAATTATGTTCATTGTCACAAAAGAATTCATTATGGTTTGAAACCATTCAAATGTACATTGTGCAAAATGGAATTCAGATATAAAAGCAACtataataaacatttaaaagaGCAGTGTGATGCTAGTGAAGAGCAGTGCTCAGTCAGTTCACTTGCTGAAAATTTGAATGACCAAGACAAGGAAGATAGTCAAGTGTTGCAACTGAGAAGTAGTGACAGCCACAACATGACCTCCCATGCAAAATTACACAGTGGTCCAAGTGTCACAAGGAGTCCAGCCAATTTACCTGCTAAGAGTTTGAATAGTGAGTCTAACACACTTCCCTGTAAATTGTGTGATAAAACATTCAGTCGCAAAGCTCCTCTGCTGGTCCACATGAGGACCCATGCTGGTGCAATGCCTTTTACTTGTACCGTATGTAACATAAAATTCAGGGTGGCTGCTTGTACCATATGTAGCATGAAATTCAGGGTGGCTTTTAATTACAGGAAGCATATCGAAGAAATGCATCCAAATATTATCAAAAGTCGggaagttggaaagaaagttgtgGGTCTGTTATGTAGCTATTGTTTTAAGGCTCCGTCGCGACTTGATCCCGTCAGACATTCCAAAAGTCACAGGAGATACGGTTGTAAGAAGTGTAAGAAGGATTTTGCCTTGAAGACAGATATGGTTATGCATATGAAGGCAGCCCACGACGTGAAAGAAAAATTAGACGAAAGTGATCAACCGGAAGACGGCATCAATGAAAGCAATGAACATTCTCCTaaatataatgaagaaaatagAAATGTAAATGGATGTGAAGTCTGCCAGAAGACATTTCCTGATGCTGCTGCTTTAAAGAAGCATAAAGCAGCTGTGCACGTTGAGGGGAAACCTCACGTGTGTGACGTCTGTCATAGAGTTTTTGGAATGAAAGTTAATTTGGCAAGACATTACACAACTCACACAAGAGGAAGAAGAGTGGCTCTCACTTCAGGCGTCAAACTAAAGCAGAGTTCATCAAGAACAATGAGAAGAGTTCTCAACAGGTGCAAGGCTTGCAAAATATCTTTCACTTCACCCTCTGAATACTTGAAGCATCGAATAATGCATTTTAAACTTGGGCCTCATGAATGTCAAGATTGTAAAGTTGATTTCAAAAATCCGAAAGATTTTGGTGATCACATGAAAAATGTCCATAGATCTTCAAAACCATTTATTTGTAACAAATGTGGTATGGAATGCTTCCTCTATGTAAATTTAGTAAGACACATATTAGTTTCTCATGAAAATTTTAAGATGAATCCACTTCACAATAGAACCTCAATGGCaaagttttctttcaataatcATGGCAAAAGAAGCGACAGACAGAATAGAAATCACACCCTTGGTAAAGAAAATACCTTGGAAAACAATCAGTTACCGTCAGAACAGCCACCGATTGAGATAGATGACCTTAGTAATACAGCCAGCACCTGGAAATCTAAGACAGATATTCACAAGTTTCCTGACATACAGGAAAGCAAACCTCACGTGTGTGCCTTGTGCAAGTCAGTGTTCACAACGTACTATTTCTTGAAAGTGCACATGACACGTGTCCATGCAAATGTTGGAGGCGTGACACTGAGGAAGAAGAGGGAACCTTGTCGAGTGTCACCCAAGTTTGTTCATGCCTTTGAGTGTTCTTTATGTAAGGAGAGGTTTCCATCAAGGTATTTAAGGTCAAAACACATGAGAACTAATCATGAAACTATTACTACTAGTATATGGATTCATACATGCATGaagtgtaaacagatgtttatgGAAAAGGGAGTTTATGTTGAGCATCTTGAAATTTGCCAAAGTAAGAGTGACGTGAACTGCAGGAATGAAGACACTTTTGGTAACATCATCAACTCGGTAGCAAAATTAGCTGAAGGGCAAAACACAAAGCCTAAAGGCAACATAATATCACAAGAAAAGGaatataatggaaaaaataaattacacaaaACAGGTGCAAAACCAGACTTACTTGGAAATGAAAATGTGGAAGACTCACCGGGAGGAAATGTACTTCCTGAGGACTTTGCAGATGAGAGTCCTGAGACCGAGAGCCAAAAGTTTCATAAGGATGACGAAAAGAAAGTCAATGAGTGCCTTGTGTGTAGAAAGCAGTTTACAAGAAGAGATCTTTTGTCAGAACACTTGAAAGTAACTCATAACATCTCTCACTTGCTTTTCACATGTATACGTTGTAAACAGTTGTTTTCCAAAAGGTCCTCCTTCAAGGAGCATATTAAAATTTGCCGGAATGAGAGTGCCATGAATTTAGTGATTGAAGAAAATACTATCAAAATTGTTGGTCCGGAAATAGAAGTAACTGATCATAGGCAAAATACTGAGCTTGGAGGGAGCAAAACATCACAAACAAGGGAAAGGGAAGAAAATCTTAGATATCAAGAAACTGACAATGGAGAGcaagaattaattgaaaatgCAGAAGTGCAAGCAAACAAAATTACAGCTGCACAAGGGGCTTTAAATGAGAATGGTGCCAAAGTCGCAAAACATAATAAAACTAGTAAAATGGAAGTAAATGATAAACAAAGTGGGCCTCAGGAAACTAAAGATGAGGAACAAGAATTACTACATAAAAATGAAGAATCAGAATTTCAAGCAAATAAAAGTGAAGATTTACCGGAAAGAGTATTTACAGAGGATGAACAACCAGTGGTGTTGGACTTTCCAGAGATTCCAAAATCCCAGGAAATAGAATGTACTGAATATGAAAGTTTGAGTTTGAGTGGCGACTATGAACATTTCAGCAGTGACAATGAAAACTTTTCTGACGACAATCAGAGTGGAGGTCTGcgaagtgatgatgatgatgatgatgatattgatgaTAGTGAAAGTAATGCATTGCCtgttactgaaaaaggaggaacgTTGAAGAATGATAAGGGAGTCACAGTTACAAAATCAACTGAAGTGGAAACAGTAAATGACCAGACAGACACTAGTGGGAGTGGCATAGACAACTTTAACAATACCAGCCTTGAGACAACACTTGAAGAAGGAGAATGTTTGAAATCAAAAGAAAGGACCAGACAACTTTCTTTTGAATGTGGAAATAGGATTTCTACATCTGGGCAAACCTCTGATAAATGTGAAACTGAAATTGAATCAGAAATTGCAGAGAGGGCTTCAACTGCATCACATAATAATTCTGAACCGTCCGAGCCCAAAGAATGTGACGACAATGCTCCGGAGCAAAACTTACACATTTATAGTCAGTCAGATACTGACATAATCGATGAATCTCTGGTCGTTCCAGAAGGAGAGGAAAGTACTGCAAAAGAAAGCTGTGATGTGTCCAAAAGACGAAAACATTCATACAAATGTGATACTGTTAAACCAGAGATGTGTGATTTTGTGGCTAATGCCAACTGCTCAGGCTATCAGCTATTCAGGAGAAGTGTGGAGATGAACTGTCTTGCCACTCATAACGAGAGCCAAGATGTTCCAAAGTATGTCGTCATTCGAAATGTAAATGTAGCCTATGCCAGCTTTTATGAAGCAAAGGTGGTCAGTGGCTGGATGAAGTATTAA